In one window of Eleutherodactylus coqui strain aEleCoq1 chromosome 10, aEleCoq1.hap1, whole genome shotgun sequence DNA:
- the LOC136581036 gene encoding beta-1,4-galactosyltransferase galt-1-like, producing MQQIECNCSDDKLSTNTITALEDNRTFIISPYYDNRDNNKPMVRILSIIHHQEVKELYCYFCCSTNTVKISKALIDMHTDRFDFPYVTTDLLCEEPPDCQAEYLSVHTSPSRKITQSPLFQIQNRDWKPFSANFTVCISTMFGNYSNVLQFIQTMEMYQILGAQRVMIYLNSCSPQIEKVMQYYIAKGILEVVSWPIQHYLRPGKMWHHKFDPKDIGYYGQLTTLNDCIYRNMYRTRFVLLNDIDEIILPFLHMSWDTMMESLQQQNPEVGIFLFENHIFPQTVPIDGNFSDISSWKDILGYNILEYVHREPDQSDYFNARKMIVDPRKVIQTSVHSILKGYGDHLEVTLKTALVYHCRGPLQKNLPKTSLLEDKTIWKHNASLIRNVNRILGEISLK from the coding sequence ATGCAGCAAATAGAGTGCAACTGTTCTGATGACAAACTTAGCACTAATACAATCACAGCACTGGAAGACAACCGAACGTTCATCATATCACCCTACTATGACAACAGAGATAACAATAAGCCCATGGTGCGGATCCTCAGCATTATCCACCATCAAGAAGTCAAGGAACTTTACTGCTATTTTTGTTGTTCTACAAACACTGTGAAGATTTCCAAGGCGCTCATAGACATGCACACAGATCGCTTTGACTTTCCCTATGTCACAACTGACCTCTTATGTGAAGAGCCCCCAGACTGCCAGGCCGAGTACTTATCTGTCCACACATCTCCTTCCAGAAAAATAACACAATCACCTTTATTCCAAATACAAAACCGAGACTGGAAACCATTTTCTGCCAATTTTACCGTCTGCATTTCCACCATGTTTGGAAATTACAGCAATGTCTTGCAATTCATTCAGACCATGGAGATGTACCAGATCCTGGGAGCACAACGTGTCATGATCTACCTTAACAGTTGCAGCCCACAAATAGAAAAGGTTATGCAATATTATATTGCAAAAGGAATTTTGGAGGTGGTATCTTGGCCAATCCAGCATTATCTCAGGCCAGGCAAAATGTGGCACCATAAATTTGATCCCAAAGATATTGGTTATTATGGTCAGTTGACAACACTCAATGACTGCATCTATAGGAATATGTATCGGACCAGGTTTGTGCTACTCAACGATATCGATGAGATTATTTTGCCATTCTTGCACATGTCTTGGGACACCATGATGGAAAGCCTTCAACAACAGAATCCAGAGGTTGGCATTTTCCTATTTGAGAATCACATTTTTCCTCAGACTGTTCCCATTGATGGAAACTTCTctgacatttcatcatggaaaGATATCTTGGGGTACAACATACTGGAATATGTCCATCGTGAACCAGATCAATCAGATTATTTCAATGCTCGGAAGATGATTGTGGATCCCAGGAAGGTCATCCAAACATCTGTTCACTCCATTTTAAAAGGTTATGGAGATCACCTGGAAGTCACATTGAAAACAGCCCTAGTTTACCATTGCAGAGGACCTCTTCAGAAGAATTTACCAAAGACTTCATTATTAGAAGACAAGACTATATGGAAACATAACGCCTCTCTTATAAGAAATGTTAATAGAATTCTAGGAGAAATATCTTTAAAGTGA